The window TCAACTTGTTGTctactgataaataattttttatcaactGGTCATTTTCAACTCCACTCAAAAAGCTGAAATTCATATCACACATCAAcccatttttattttgaaacaacaatatcaataaattattgcaCTTTCAATTATTCAGATTCTTCTTCTGCTTTTCTTCGGCAACCTTCTTCTGTGGCAACGAATTGTAACAAATCAACAGCAGTGATTATACCAAGTGCTTCGTTTTTGTCTACAACAACCACAAATGATTCCCTTTCCAACGTTCTTGAAACAACTCCCAAAGTTCCAGAGCTAGATATTTTGGAGAAAATTGTCTCAACTATAGTTGATATTTCATCACTTGCAGTTATTTTCTTTGCTATAAGTTTATTTAGTAAATTCTGCATAGTCACCACACCTACGAGAGAACCATCATTGTCAACAATTGGTATTTGATCTATTCCACTtagtttcatcattttcaacacTTTGAAACACTGGATACACTGTTTAGCTGTTGTCAGAGGTTGCATTGTGATTTCTGTAACAGCAGTATCCCACCACGAATGATTTTGTGTATTAACAGGTTCTTGTAAATTTTTTGACTCCATCCAATGATCAGAAACAAACTTTGTGATGTAATTTCTTATACTATCAGGTAACAGAACTACAACACGTTGatttttcttcaagtttttgGCAGCTTTGAGAGCACCAGCAACAACTGCACCACTGCTTCCTCCAGATAGAAGACCTTCCTCCTTAATGAGTCTACGAGCCATTGGCAGAGATTCTTGATCGTTAATTTTAACCCACTCATCAACAACATTACGGTCCAAAACAGTTGGTATGAAATCATAGCCAATTCCT is drawn from Harmonia axyridis chromosome 7, icHarAxyr1.1, whole genome shotgun sequence and contains these coding sequences:
- the LOC123685170 gene encoding cystathionine beta-synthase-like, translating into MVRLSNLMKNSNLEYELLAKCEYFNPGGSVKDRIAHRIVEDAEKAGILKPGATIIEPTSGNTGIGLALAAAVKGYRCVIVISEKMSNEKVDVLKALGAEVVRTPISASSDSPEGLFGVTNRLKNEIPNSIILDQYSNPGNPLAHYDTTAEEILDQCDGKIDMIVLGTGTGGTMTGIGRKIKEKSPNTIVVGVDPEGSILALPEEVNKTETDFYEVEGIGYDFIPTVLDRNVVDEWVKINDQESLPMARRLIKEEGLLSGGSSGAVVAGALKAAKNLKKNQRVVVLLPDSIRNYITKFVSDHWMESKNLQEPVNTQNHSWWDTAVTEITMQPLTTAKQCIQCFKVLKMMKLSGIDQIPIVDNDGSLVGVVTMQNLLNKLIAKKITASDEISTIVETIFSKISSSGTLGVVSRTLERESFVVVVDKNEALGIITAVDLLQFVATEEGCRRKAEEESE